The Eremothecium cymbalariae DBVPG#7215 chromosome 7, complete sequence genome contains the following window.
TCTCAGAATAATCCATTAGTGGACATCTCATTTACCTCTGATGAAGATCTAGAAGTGGTCAAAGAAGCGCTAGAACGCGGTGCCCAGAAATTAGGTAACTATCTAAGAGACTACCTAAGAAACTGACATAATTTCATTATAACATGCTCGCTCACTTGCATTTTTACAATACCTTCCTTGTCCTTCACTCACCAGCCTAGAAGCAGCGGCATCCgtaattatatattaaaaaaaacccCTACCATATATCATCGAAGTCTCTTTTTGTCAATCCATTCCTTCCTATTACGTTAACGGTTCTACACACCCATATACTACTGGTTAAAAACGGTAGATACAACAATCGCCCCCTAGCTTCCTCATAACGTATCATTAACGTATCCGATTCATTCTAATCTTCTTCGCTTAATATCATCTTGGATATCGCTGTTCGGCGTGGCCATCGACGATCCATTAGATTTGCTTTTCCGTTTCTTGCTCTTGCTTGCTCCTCCACTTCCTCCACTACCTCCAACCCCATTAGTATTACTGCCACTACCATCTAAATCAAAAGCCAaatcatcaacttcaaaccCTTGATTCTTAAACTCACCAGTATAACTCCGCTCAAATTGTGAAATGACTTTAGCACACATCTCCCAATCCATCATAGGCTGCTCAAACAACGCATGATCACGATTCATAAACATCGTTCTCCATTCTTCCTGACTAAATTTCCCATTCTCCTTCCGCATTTGTGGAACCATATCCGTATTAATCGGCTGGAAGACAATTGGCGTCACCTCTCCGCCACGTCCATTCTCCCGACTAGGTATCACAGAGAATTTCCCCGATAGATCCTGTATTTGATTCTTATACGACTTGCGCAACTTAACAGCCTTCGTCCCATCAGGATTTGTCCTAGCCACTTGTCTGGAAATATCCTGCAGCCCATAAACTGATATTAGATCATCTAGCGGATTAGGCTGTTCAGCTTCATAAGCAGGTCCACTTGGATCTACatagtaataatatgaCGGTATTGTTGATTCGTTGTGCAGTGTACCCATATCGTCGTCTATTATTCTTATTCTTATTCGTATCCGATGTATATTATAGTTGTCCCCGTCCGTATCGCTCTTGGATTGttattatgattattattattaatttattttttccttttccttttgaaaacaaattaaaaacgAAACACCGCTAAAAATTGATTGATTATGACCACTAATTAGTCTTCAGCAGTATTCGTTTGACGTTTTTGGGAGATCTTTCTCTTGTCCTTGGCTGCTGTTTACTGTAATTATCTCGCTTTTACCTTAACTATCCAGTCTCTTGGGTGGAAGCACTTGGATGGTGAGTCAATAGTTTGACGTTGTTTTTATACCTACCCACGTCACCTTGGTTCAATGGTGTGTTTCTACGTGAAGCTGTTACGCTCAATTGGAGTAGTGTTTCTCGTAGTCGCAGCTTTCGTTGTCTTCGTTCCTTCGACAAAGTTCGATTATGTTTGGTTTACTCGTAATCGACAGACAGCCTTGCGGTAATACTTGTGTATAACGTTCCAGACCGTTAGCAAAAGGAACAGCAGAACTGCAGCAATTAATTTTGGAGTTCAGTAGAGCCTTTGTCTACAATATATCTCCAATACTTTCTACTCTTCACTGGTTATTTATGATGTATACTGCAAATCTCCACAGTTTATTTAGGAGTAAGAGCAGAGGGCAACATCCGGCTGGAACATCGGGAGTGGGGTTAGTATCGATTGCCGGGTAATGTTTTGCTTGTCGCGTGACTGTTTTGCACCCATAcattttgttcaacttcCGTAAACACCAAAAAGGATGTTGGTTTGCAACGGAAGTGCGCAATGGCTTCTTCGCGCGTCTTAGGCCGGAAGCGGTGGGAGACGGAGAAGGCCATGAGGCGATGTGGAGAGGCGGCCCCCGCCCAGGAGACAAACCACCGGCAGCCCCGCGCCAGCCGGCGTCCCGAACACCGCAAACGGGGCGTAGCCTGCTCTGTCTGGTTTCTGTCTAGCTCCCATCCTGGGCGGGGAGCCAGACAGGAATGGTGGTGGGACCCTGCTTCACCGGTGCTACACCGGtaaattaacaaaaaagttgatgagATTCTCTACAGTCCTATAAGCGTATAGTGAATTACTGTTTCATATAGAAAGGCAAGAACGTTAAAGTAAAGGTATGTGGACTAGTGGTGTATAAGGGTGACTTATCGTTGTCTGTTTTACTGTAAGATGGGGAATATGAGTGGAATTTTTTAGGGAAATGGTGAAGCAAGATGGGCTTTGTTATCGTTGTTTTAATTCTCAAGAGTGTGTGCACTGGTGGCTTACGAGAtaacgaagaagaaagacCGATTCAAAAGATCTATTGAACAAAACAGATGATATTCTTTTAGACAAACAGAATACTAACAATGCATGATTTAGATGGCTGCTTCTCTACCACACCCAAAGATTGTGAAGAAACACAccaagaagttcaagcGTCATCACTCTGACCGTTACCACAGGGTGTCTGAGAACTGGAGAAAGCAAAAGGGTATTGACTCCGTTgttagaagaagatttaGAGGTAACATTTCTGAGCCAACTATTGGTTACGGTTCCAGCAAGAAAACCAAGTTTATGTCTCCATCTGGTCACAAGACTTATTTGGTTTCTAACATTAAGGATTTGGAAGTTTTGATGATGCATACCAAGTCTTATGCTGCTGAAATTGCTCACAAcgtttcttcaaagaatcGGGTTGGTATTTTGACCAGAGCTAAAGCTTTGGGCATCAAGGTCACTAACCCTAAGGGAAGATTGGCTTTGGAAGCTTGAGAGTTTTTAAGAACTTCGTTTTAGTcagtttttttgttaataaataaaaagaatgaattgtatattttaaaaacaagCGATCATTTCGAATTATGCTGTTAGGCATGGTAAGTTTATAGGCCTGTATTTAGACGCTACAGACGTATCTGTGTGTAAATGTGAGGCTGATGGGGGTGGAGGGGGATGGAGAGGAATAATATTACTAGAAAATGAATAAATTGAGTTGTGGAATTAAAACTACTACTGAATTGGTGGCGAAAACCTAAAAAAGTCGGAGCCTATATTCACGCCATCTCGATGTGTTGATACAGCTTTATTTGCTCAGGTTTTGCCAGGATAAAAGGTGCTTGGGGCATTTCTCGTGGTGAGAAGAGATCTAATAAACTTGGTAAATAAGCAAAAATAATAGAAGGTGTTATAATAGttaataatagaaaaagaaaaagatcGTAGTGTGAACGTTATCTATTTTACGCATGTCGGTTAATAggtataataataatgtttAAAGTGTTTAATAATACAACCAGCCTAGAACCAACGCTAGTAACGCGGCAAGCAATACCAAAGCTGGGTTAAATATTGGAGCACCGTCCTGGAATAGAGAAAACGTGTTGCCAGATGACTTTTTCTCAGCATTAACTGATggaacatcatcatcactgGTAGTAGCAAAAACAGGAGCAGCTTTCTCATTTACTTTATTCATAGAAGCATTTTGAGAGACATCGCCTGGTTCCTCTTCGGCTACCAAGTCGTCCACGGGTGCTTTCCCTGACTGAGTGTTTATCAAGTACTTCACTTTAATCTTCTTGGAGACAGCTTGCTGTTTAAATTCTGCTTCCAGCTGGGGCCAAACCTCAGCAACAGTAGAATCTCCCAACTCGTAAGGAGCCGGTAAAGTTATAAGCAAAAACTTATCCTTACACTTGAAATCTGGAGCTGGCTCCTCACTGAGGCCTAAGAGAATAACTTGAATCTGAACCTGTTCCCCTGGTGCTACAACAGCAGCGTTTGGTCTAACACAGTAAATCTTTGGTGCCGTAGTCTTGACCTTAAATGCTACAGTGTCACTGCTTTTATTCGTTATGGTAACATATTCCGTAGATGAAGTAGTGAATGGTGCTGAAAACTGGTTAGTATTCAATGAATTGGTAACAGAAAGTTGCAATTAAGCGTCTCTTATTCATAAATTCAGCCACATTCCAAAAAGTTCCAATTTCTCTTTTGTCCTGAAGCAAGGGATAGCATGCAGATATACCGATAATGATCCTGGTTCGTCACAATATCGTCTAAATTCATACAGCCCCCTACAAGCGAGAACTCTGCCCACAAACCAATTACAAATATCAAGCTTACAGAACTGTAAGTTATTTTcctaataataatatttccCCCTTCAAAACCTCATAGTAATCAACCATTTATGTGGGAAACAGGATACTTAAATAACCACCACTTTACTTGGATACGAACAAGAAACAGTTATCGATGAACATGCAGGTAACATACGTTTATACTCCAAAACGTCTGGAACAATTTCAATCATTACCGTAGTTTGATTCCTCTATATCCTTGTCTTCTCAACAGACTTGCGCTACTAGAGATTGATAGAATGAGACAACTAAAGCAAACTAGCCTAGTTGGCTTCTCGCGACAGCGCCTTCGCCATTAAAATGCTTTTGTGATGTGTGGGTGTTCTGCCACCTGGTTAAGCCAGGGTAACCAGAAGAGTGAAACTCAGCCGTGTGTGCTTACAGAATGGTGCTTTCTGAGAGGGCAAAAGtcatatacatatatatgcatacatatatatatacgtgTGTATGTATGAGTAGATATATAGCGTTCCTGATTGAATTAGTATCAATAATCGTCGCCTTTGGAAACAACTTCCTTTTTGTGCGGGTGAAGTATTATTGTGTGTTCGAACTGAGCGGTGTAGGAACCGGGAATGTCATTTAACGGTGGGTAATCCTCGACAATGCCCTGTTTTACTAGGGAGTTCAATGCAAATAGGTACTTTTCTTCGCCTAATCGGTCTAGATACCGACGGCACCATGGGAGAGTTCCGAAATTGTTGTCAATCGTTTTTAACAACGCCTTTGCACGGGTCAAGTTTGGAGTAGGTAGTGCGCCAGTATTTTTGGCATAATGTGAACATTCTCCACCTTGAACTACATACCCACGACCTGTAGTGCCGAAAGTTTCAATTGCAAAGTGTTCGCCTTCttccatttttgtttcGTCTCCGTTTTTAATAATAGGTACTGATTTTCCGCCGTGTATTTGATAAGGAGCAATGTTATGACCACACAAGTTCCTACAAGGTTTCACTTGGTACGTCTTCCCATCAATGGTCACTTCATATGATTCCATGACCTCCTGGATGGCTTCACCAATGTCGGTTAGTCTTACATCTATGCCAGCTTCTTTGATACCAGTATTCGTTGCCTCCCGGACAGCTTCTAAAAGATTGTCATACTTATCATTAAAAGTAACAGTCCACGCAGAATCAATGATATACCCGTTTACCTGCACTCCAAAATCAACCTTCATGACATCATCAAACTTCAATACAGTTTTATCGCCGGAGTTTGGTGTGAAATGGGCTGCGCAATGATTTAGTGATACACCTGTAGGAAAACCAATGCCCTGAGACATGGGTTTGTCAACATGGTCACCATTGATATCTGATCCCGTGAACTTCCTAGTAGCATTTTCAACcaaatcaacaacctcTGTAAGTGTTATTCCTGGGCTCAACTTGTTCTGCAAGTTCTTCCTCACTCTTCGATGAATTTCGGCACCTTTACGCATGTCATTCCAACGTTGCTCATGTTCCTTGTCTCGCGCCAAATACCGTTTTTCCTCATCTGTTACACGCGCTAAATTGAAATCATGATGGTAATCCATCCAATGGCCTTCAGGATACTTCTCATCAGGATAGAGTAATGCAATATTCttgatgttattattattcttcttcttcttcttcttcttcttcttcttcttttcttcagcGTCGTTATGGTTCAGCATATCCACTGGCTCCAGTTCCTTAATACTTTCATTTACCTCTTCGATTTCCACCTCCGACATTCTTACTACTAATACACTTAACCCTTCTTAGTACTTATAATTTCAATTAAACTGTTTAATAGCAAAGGACGTTTACATCTGGAATTTTACGTTGtgacttttttttcatcaccatacaaaattttttaaatcaaaaactctCGTACTGTGATGTTCGTATATATGGAACATGCTTGAGAACATAAGCTACAAGTGAACCTCTCCCTCTCTATTCAATAACTTCATGAAGTTTGTTGCTCATAACGCTCTCTGGTATAGGTCTTTTTCAGCCTGCGTAAGAGCTACTGAAAAGCATCCAGTCTTCAATTCCAAATTGCTAAATCCAATACATGACCGCATCTCCTCAGATACAAATAACATATCGAAACCTAATGAGAGTATATTAAATCAGAGTTTTCGACCAAACaacatatttgatataaataCCATGTTATCGCCAAGAGAAGATGCCCTGAGTTCTAAGCTTACTGGTATTCAAGCTGGCCGTAGTGTATCCGTTTTTAACGGTAACACGATGCAAGCCCTTGGTAGATTGAACGCTGTAGTAAAATCGAATCAAATTCCAAGGGATAAAGCCAATCAAAGGTTTTACTTGAAACCTGGTAAAGCAAGGGAAATAAGAAGATCCCAAAAGCATAGAAAAGACTTTATGCAAGGTTTCAAGAGATTGATTGAAGTGGTTAAGGACGCAAAGAGGAAAGGTTACTAAGGGTAACCTAGGTTTGCTgcttgtatatataaaatatatcatatatcatcttctaatatcatcaaatgcAAATATACAATTAAATGTTTTTAAATGAGTCTAGTGCACGCAAACAGTTTTTAGAAGCAGTTTAAAGAAGTAAAACTTAGCTTTCAAAGTGGAAATGCCAATAACACATGTAAAAAGTAGAAAAGCATATGTTTTATAGATGGTCAGGATTACAGAGTTTTGGTATGAACAAGAGTTCTGTTCTCATCCTTAATGGGACGTCGATGACATTTACGCCTGTTGTTCCATCATCTGACTAACTGATGATCCATTATTAATCAGTATTTTAATAAGCCGCGAAAAAAGTGACCCGCTACAGTCTTAACAAGCAAgtatcaatatatatacatttaCAGACTTCAGACGAAGAAGTCGCTGAGCTCACGAGATAGATTTATGCGATCGTCGGTACAATCAGGAGTTTTAACGCTATTGCATACAGCATGTGGTGCTGGGATATTGGCTATGCCATATGCCTTTAGGTCGTTCGGACTGCTTCCCGGTTTCTTGATCATCGTCTTTTGCGGATTCAGTGCATTGACTGGGCTCGTACTACAGAGCTATGTATCCAAATATGTTGCACCGAGGCATGTATCATTCTTCGAATTAGCGCAGATTAGTTATCCTGAACTTAGTATCGTATTTGATTGTGCAATTGCGGTGAAATGCTTTGGTGTTGGGATTTCATACATGGTTGTTGTAGGAGATTTGATGCCCCAGATTGTTTCGACCTTTACATCAAACCAGTGGCTGTTAGAGCGAACTTTACAGATCACACTTTGTATGCTTTTCATTGTCACACCTTTGTGCTTTATGAGAAAGTTGGATTCATTGAGGTATGCCTCAATGGTTGCAATTTCATCTGTGGCTTATTTGTGTGTTCTAGTTGTATATCACTTCTTGTTCCCATCCAGTGATATTAGACAAGCCAAGGGCATAGTTTCGATAGGATTCCCAGAAAACAACTCTGCAGCGTCAATGTTAAGCAGCTTCCCTATATTTGTGTTTGCTTACACTTGCCACCACAATATGTTCTCCATCGTCAACGAATTACGCGACAACTCACTAACGAACTGTGTACGTGTTGTATTAATTGCCATGGGTTTAGCTGTGTCTTTGTACACTGTCATCGGTGGATCCGGTTATCTCACCTTTGGTGATAACATCACAGGCAATATCGTAACCATATATCCTAGGTCGGTCTCCAGCACTCTCGCCCGTATCGCTATTGTCCTTCTTGTCATGCTAGCCTTCCCACTCCAATGCCATCCAGCAAGAGCATccatcaataatatctgGTGCTATTTCTCAGAATCTAAAATATTCTCGCCTCTCGCAAATGAAGAATCCGGACTCATGAGGCATGAGGGTAGCCCAAGAACCCCGCCCTCGAACAACGAATTTAGCATCTCCCCAGATTGGTCCCCCCTGCAAACCTCTTCTCAGCCAATCCCTACGACTACTACCATCGAAGGAAAAAGATTCTTCGTAATCACTACATCTATACTTATTGCATCATACACCCTAGCCGTTTCCGTTTCCTCCTTCGCCAGGGTCTTAGCAATAGTCGGTGCGACTGGTTCCACCTCAATTTCATTTATTTTACCAGGAATTTTCGGCTACCACTTCGTAGGCTCCGAATACTCTGCCAAAGACATCCCACGAAACCTCAAGATCTTGAAATACCTAGCGTTTGCCCTAACAATTTGGGGCATTATTGTCATGTTCACATGTCTCACCGCTGCTGTCTTCTTTAACCCAACCCACTAAAACCAACACAGATCGCCTGAACCGAAACCTCACACCATCCCACATACTCTTACCCACCTACCATACACTACAGATACTCCTACACACCATACAAACCCTACAAGCCCTACATATTCCCATACAATCAACCTACTCTACACACATCTTGATGCTCATCGACCCGTCATCATTTACGGGTTCTGTCATCTCCAGTTGCAGAGGGACACATTCTCTATGGCCTAAAAGGTCGTATCTATATCGTTTCTGCAAAATAGCCAGCAAAAACAATTCCTACTCCCAATGCCCTGTTTTAGGCTGTCATTAGGATGGTAGTCGGGACACGGCCTGCATTTAGTAGTTGACGAGGGGACCGCCTTGTACTGTCTAATGATTCAGTAGAGTTCTTTGAATATCGTACGCTACTACTTGTTCGATAGAGGAGATTCTTTGCAGACGATTCATTGTAAGAGGTCGcaacagaaaaagaaattgaacatCCTTGAAGTGCCAATGTGCTCATACAGTGTGACATGTACCTAtttatgcatatatatatataaggtAAAatatacgtatatatatgcaagTATGTAATATGTTGTTAGTATGTCTGTTTCGTTTTTGCTGATGCCGCTTATAAATGAAAGTCAGCAGCGAGCTAGTTAAAGCAAACTACACATATCAAGCACGAGTATTAAGTACGACGAAGGGACGTGCGGGGAATATAGGTGTACTTTGAGGCGTATCATATATATCGAATAGGAGACCTAGATTTGAGGTTTTTAGGTCTGAATTATTTGTTGGCTAGTATTTGGACACTGTGTGGTTATACTAGGAGTTTTGAGCATTAGCTATGACGTACAGGACAGCGAGGGCTAATGATCAGAGGAATCAGCCCCATGTTAAGCATTCCTTTAGTGTAGGGAACTTGATAGGGGATCCATTTGCTATTTCTACTCTGTCTATCACGTTAATAGCATGGATAATCGCGTTGGGAGGATCTATCCCATCACCACAATACCCCACATTTAGTTGGTTTGCGATTGGATATCAATTTTTGGTTATGCTCTGCGTTTTGATATTCTACTTATTCGATCTGATTGATTACTACAGGACGTTCTTGGCATCTGGGGTTGCAGttgcatttttttataCCAGTGCAAGTCTGTCAACTGTTCTGTACCAGGACAAACCTTCCTTTGCAGCTGCATCTGCGGGGCTTACTATGCTGTCGATTGTAGATTTTTTATGGATGTTTTACTTTGGGGCGGACAACGCTTCTCCTTCGAACAGGTGGATCGACTCATTTTCTGTGAAAGGTATCAGACCGTCGGTGGTTGATTCTTCATTGGTTTTATCTCGTGCTCGCAAGTCATATGTGGATCGGCAACCTGCACTCGCAGCATTCTACGGAGGTCATGAAGCCCAATCTCAGAATTACATGTCTTCTACTGCTTTAAATGGTTTCGAGAACGCAGACCCCCGTGCTAGTAACAGCTTTGGAATGGGTAATAGTGGACAGAACCAAATAATGGGTGCATTCGATTCACAAGGAACGAACACTTACGTTACAGATACCACCAATGGTAATACCGAGACTACTATGGGTGACACACTGGGGTTGTATAGTGATGTTGGAGATGAACTTATAAGCTTCCCTTACACCTCCAGGGCACTTTATGCCTATGAAGCTGACGAATCTGATGCCTATGAAATCTCCTTCCAACAGGGAGAAATTTTACGGGTTGGCGATATAGAAGGAAGATGGTGGAAAGCCAAGAGGTCGAATGGTGAAACAGGTATTATTCCAAGCAATTACGTGGAATTGATTGACGATCCTTCGATGTTGTAATATTAGTACGTGATGAACACATGCGAAACTGACACTTGTGATAAAGATAAGCTTTAGGCTATTTAAGGAATCACCGGAAAACATAAGTTATGTATAATAGTTGAAAAAATAGACTGCTTCCCGATGTCATAAATATTGGTGCGATTCATTAGATAAAGCTGATTAGATTGAGGGTTacttatattatataaattTGTTACACTAGAATATTTTAGATCCATGTTTTTAGATTATTTTATGATCTGTTACTTTTCTACAGCTCAATAAAATGGAGACCAGCCCATGAATATCATTGCCAAGTGGTTAACATCGGTAGCATGCTGGATCAATTCCTGCACCGTGGCCTCTACGCTTAGCCCGTTACCAACTAGCTTATCCTGAACGCCTTTCAATGCCCTTAAAGATTCATCGTTGTCAATGTCATCTGGTAAGTTCAAAACAATTGAATCCGAAGAACTGTCATCATctgataaatatttttgtagCTTTTGCTTCCTTAACGGTGTCATCTTCCATGAATATAGCGGATCCCATTTCAAAACGTTCAATACACACATGACCCTCTCGTGTTCCTGCCTCAGGAGACCATACACCCTTTCAGAATTCTTTCTGAAGATGCCCTCCACCCCAGTAACACCAAAACCATCAATAACGTCCCTCGTTAATCTGAATGGCACTAGCTCCGGAAGAGGCAGTAATTTACCCTGATCAAAAGAAACACCGAGGTCAATATGGATAGGCTCCCCCGTATATTTGTCCACAAGGATGTTGTTCAAATGTCTATCACCGAGCCCCAAAATATGACCAACAATAGATGTGGTAACAACTCCTTTGGTGTAAGTAGCTTTTGCAATTATCCAATCTTCAGGACTTGTGAAAgtgttgaaaaagaagtttCTCATAACTGGCTTAATTACATCCGTAATCTTCATATATACTGATACCCTCTCTTCCTTTGTTTTCCTTGAACTGATTTCATGGCTTTTCTGGCTTGATCTAAGGATAGTTTATCACCTGAATGAAGATGTCCAAGGATCTCATGAAGTGATTTCGAGTTGGGAACAAACTCAATGATGCCAGCTTGGGGACCTAGTGGAATAACTTCGTAAGTCCTAACTCTTAAGTTTCGCTTTCTAGTCTCTCTGTTGgaagataatatattattcacctgtttgaaaacttgttcCATGATAGCGTCTTGTCTAAGATCATCGTTACCACCTTTCATTAGTACTTTGTGGTGCTTTCCATCACTCATTACAAAAGAGACAATTTTTGGTAGTGAAAGACCAGAACTAGAGATGACTACCTCAGAATCTACCTTCACAATATAAggtctttgttttctgccATCAAGATTTGATAAAACATTAACTGGTATTGTTGGTAAAGGCATACACCTTGCAATTAATTTCTTTAGCCAATAGTCtccattttttaaattatcTAGATGTAACGTTTTGGTGTTCTGTGCTAGTTTGTAGCACGCCAGTGCAACGCTCCTTTCACAAAATTCTGTCACAGGTTGAATATAATCGATTAAAAATTTACCACTGTCGAATATGCTTGCTTGTTTTAAGACCTTTGATGCAGCAGAAATACGAGACGCCGTGGCAGGATCCTTTAAGCTCTCATGCCCAGTCTCCAAGGTCATACCAAGCAAAACATATAAAGTATCATATGGCAATGTATGAAGGATCCTAAGCATAATAGCTTGCAAAGTTTTCTGAAAAGGTGTCATATCAACAGACAATTTGGAAGCCATTTGGTGAAACCAAGTTAAGAATTTATAATCTGAAACCCCGGTAATATCTTCtaataaaatttcattaatttgTGCATCTGAGGAATATTCAAACCACAAATCACAGAATTTGTCAATAACCTTTCTATCGTATTGATGACCATATTTTAGTGTTTGGATGTAAAATCTTAGAGCATTAAGCACAAATAAAACCCTTTGATTGTTGAGTTGATTGTAGGAGTCCGTTTCTTGTTGGTTTCTTGTAAGCAACCTTGCATAATGTCTTCGAGCTTCCTTCCTTTCATGTTCTGAAACCGTTTTGTCGTGATAAATCTGATATAACATCTTTAAACCATCCttatttttgttaataCGCTTATATAAAATGTCCATTTCATCATTTGAACTAAATTTCTTTGCCTGTTCATAACAAAATTCACCAAAGGTGTAAACTACCGCTGCTTGTTTGGTATTATCCATAATTTGTTCAATCTCACCAGCACTGTTAGTGATATAAGTTGAAAATATACGTTCAGGAATATCTT
Protein-coding sequences here:
- the ROX3 gene encoding Rox3p (similar to Ashbya gossypii AGL280W), which translates into the protein MGTLHNESTIPSYYYYVDPSGPAYEAEQPNPLDDLISVYGLQDISRQVARTNPDGTKAVKLRKSYKNQIQDLSGKFSVIPSRENGRGGEVTPIVFQPINTDMVPQMRKENGKFSQEEWRTMFMNRDHALFEQPMMDWEMCAKVISQFERSYTGEFKNQGFEVDDLAFDLDGSGSNTNGVGGSGGSGGASKSKKRKSKSNGSSMATPNSDIQDDIKRRRLE
- the RPL32 gene encoding 60S ribosomal protein eL32 (similar to Ashbya gossypii AGL281C) codes for the protein MAASLPHPKIVKKHTKKFKRHHSDRYHRVSENWRKQKGIDSVVRRRFRGNISEPTIGYGSSKKTKFMSPSGHKTYLVSNIKDLEVLMMHTKSYAAEIAHNVSSKNRVGILTRAKALGIKVTNPKGRLALEA
- the SCS22 gene encoding phospholipid metabolism-regulating protein SCS22 (similar to Ashbya gossypii AGL282W) — encoded protein: MIEIVPDVLEYKPPFTTSSTEYVTITNKSSDTVAFKVKTTAPKIYCVRPNAAVVAPGEQVQIQVILLGLSEEPAPDFKCKDKFLLITLPAPYELGDSTVAEVWPQLEAEFKQQAVSKKIKVKYLINTQSGKAPVDDLVAEEEPGDVSQNASMNKVNEKAAPVFATTSDDDVPSVNAEKKSSGNTFSLFQDGAPIFNPALVLLAALLALVLGWLYY
- the MAP2 gene encoding methionine aminopeptidase (similar to Ashbya gossypii AGL283W) — encoded protein: MSEVEIEEVNESIKELEPVDMLNHNDAEEKKKKKKKKKKKNNNNIKNIALLYPDEKYPEGHWMDYHHDFNLARVTDEEKRYLARDKEHEQRWNDMRKGAEIHRRVRKNLQNKLSPGITLTEVVDLVENATRKFTGSDINGDHVDKPMSQGIGFPTGVSLNHCAAHFTPNSGDKTVLKFDDVMKVDFGVQVNGYIIDSAWTVTFNDKYDNLLEAVREATNTGIKEAGIDVRLTDIGEAIQEVMESYEVTIDGKTYQVKPCRNLCGHNIAPYQIHGGKSVPIIKNGDETKMEEGEHFAIETFGTTGRGYVVQGGECSHYAKNTGALPTPNLTRAKALLKTIDNNFGTLPWCRRYLDRLGEEKYLFALNSLVKQGIVEDYPPLNDIPGSYTAQFEHTIILHPHKKEVVSKGDDY
- the MRP21 gene encoding mitochondrial 37S ribosomal protein bS21m (similar to Ashbya gossypii AGL284C), coding for MKFVAHNALWYRSFSACVRATEKHPVFNSKLLNPIHDRISSDTNNISKPNESILNQSFRPNNIFDINTMLSPREDALSSKLTGIQAGRSVSVFNGNTMQALGRLNAVVKSNQIPRDKANQRFYLKPGKAREIRRSQKHRKDFMQGFKRLIEVVKDAKRKGY
- a CDS encoding uncharacterized protein (similar to Ashbya gossypii AGL285C), with amino-acid sequence MRSSVQSGVLTLLHTACGAGILAMPYAFRSFGLLPGFLIIVFCGFSALTGLVLQSYVSKYVAPRHVSFFELAQISYPELSIVFDCAIAVKCFGVGISYMVVVGDLMPQIVSTFTSNQWLLERTLQITLCMLFIVTPLCFMRKLDSLRYASMVAISSVAYLCVLVVYHFLFPSSDIRQAKGIVSIGFPENNSAASMLSSFPIFVFAYTCHHNMFSIVNELRDNSLTNCVRVVLIAMGLAVSLYTVIGGSGYLTFGDNITGNIVTIYPRSVSSTLARIAIVLLVMLAFPLQCHPARASINNIWCYFSESKIFSPLANEESGLMRHEGSPRTPPSNNEFSISPDWSPLQTSSQPIPTTTTIEGKRFFVITTSILIASYTLAVSVSSFARVLAIVGATGSTSISFILPGIFGYHFVGSEYSAKDIPRNLKILKYLAFALTIWGIIVMFTCLTAAVFFNPTH
- the SHO1 gene encoding osmosensor SHO1 (similar to Ashbya gossypii AGL286C), with amino-acid sequence MTYRTARANDQRNQPHVKHSFSVGNLIGDPFAISTLSITLIAWIIALGGSIPSPQYPTFSWFAIGYQFLVMLCVLIFYLFDLIDYYRTFLASGVAVAFFYTSASLSTVLYQDKPSFAAASAGLTMLSIVDFLWMFYFGADNASPSNRWIDSFSVKGIRPSVVDSSLVLSRARKSYVDRQPALAAFYGGHEAQSQNYMSSTALNGFENADPRASNSFGMGNSGQNQIMGAFDSQGTNTYVTDTTNGNTETTMGDTLGLYSDVGDELISFPYTSRALYAYEADESDAYEISFQQGEILRVGDIEGRWWKAKRSNGETGIIPSNYVELIDDPSML